One Tolypothrix bouteillei VB521301 DNA window includes the following coding sequences:
- a CDS encoding amidohydrolase family protein → MSEVPVLDLIIKNVRVVLPHQEGVELLDLGIKDGKFAQIAPHISPDTSKEVFDAQNLLGFPGVVDAHMHIGIYQPLDRDALTETKAAAMGGVTTSLNYIRTGQYYLNKGGSYKDFFPEVLGLSQGNFFVDYGYHIAPISAQHIDEMQMLFEEYGIGSFKIFMFYGGYGLHGLSDQQNLFLMINKEERYDLAHFEFIMRGLSKLRESHPEASDRISLSLHCEVADILNAYTKIVQQDTTLTGLKAYSAARPPHSEGLAICIASYLAHETNCFNINLLHLSSRKAVEAALMMQTVFPHINFRREVTVGHLLLDIDTPTGKWAKVNPPIRSRADVEYLWHAVLNRQIDWIVSDHACCSAEQKVNLKDPNNIWLAKSGFGGTEYLLSGVFSEGSKRGMSYNHMAELLSSNPAQRFGLRSKGNIAIGYDADLALLDPNETFVVRATESESQQGYTPFEGLELTGRVKTTFLRGNKICDRGQVIGAPIGRFCSGS, encoded by the coding sequence GTGTCTGAGGTTCCCGTATTAGATCTAATTATTAAAAATGTGCGGGTAGTGCTTCCCCATCAGGAGGGTGTTGAATTGCTAGATTTGGGTATTAAGGATGGGAAATTTGCCCAAATTGCTCCTCATATTAGCCCAGATACAAGCAAAGAAGTATTTGATGCTCAAAATTTGCTGGGCTTTCCTGGGGTTGTGGATGCTCACATGCATATAGGGATCTATCAACCTCTGGACCGAGATGCTCTGACTGAAACTAAAGCAGCCGCTATGGGAGGAGTGACTACCAGCCTGAATTACATTCGTACAGGGCAGTATTATCTCAATAAGGGCGGTTCCTATAAAGATTTTTTTCCAGAAGTGCTGGGACTTTCGCAGGGAAATTTTTTTGTTGATTACGGCTATCATATTGCCCCAATTAGCGCTCAACATATTGATGAGATGCAGATGCTATTTGAGGAGTATGGAATTGGCTCGTTCAAAATCTTTATGTTTTACGGGGGCTATGGTTTGCACGGTCTTTCTGACCAACAAAATCTTTTCCTGATGATTAACAAAGAGGAAAGGTACGACTTAGCTCACTTTGAATTTATTATGCGCGGTCTGAGCAAGCTGAGGGAAAGCCACCCAGAAGCAAGCGATCGCATTAGCCTGAGTCTTCATTGTGAAGTCGCTGATATCCTCAACGCCTACACTAAAATTGTCCAACAGGATACCACGCTTACGGGTTTAAAAGCATACAGCGCTGCTCGTCCGCCCCATTCTGAAGGGTTAGCCATCTGCATTGCTTCCTACTTGGCACACGAAACCAATTGTTTCAATATAAATCTATTACATCTCAGTTCTCGCAAAGCAGTGGAAGCTGCTTTAATGATGCAAACAGTCTTTCCTCACATCAATTTCCGACGGGAAGTCACTGTTGGACACCTTTTGTTAGATATAGATACACCTACAGGCAAATGGGCTAAGGTTAACCCTCCAATCCGTTCCCGTGCAGACGTAGAATACTTGTGGCATGCTGTACTCAATCGCCAAATAGATTGGATTGTCAGCGATCACGCTTGTTGTTCCGCCGAACAAAAAGTTAATCTGAAAGACCCAAATAACATTTGGCTAGCCAAATCCGGATTTGGTGGTACGGAGTACCTCCTTTCTGGTGTTTTTAGCGAAGGTAGCAAGCGCGGTATGTCCTACAATCACATGGCAGAGTTACTCAGCTCCAATCCCGCCCAAAGGTTTGGTTTGCGTTCAAAAGGTAACATTGCCATTGGTTATGATGCTGATTTAGCACTGCTAGACCCTAATGAGACTTTTGTTGTGCGTGCGACAGAATCAGAGTCACAGCAAGGCTATACCCCCTTTGAAGGATTGGAGTTAACGGGACGGGTGAAAACAACTTTTTTACGTGGAAACAAAATTTGCGATCGCGGACAAGTCATTGGTGCGCCCATAGGACGTTTTTGTAGTGGTTCTTAG
- the hisS gene encoding histidine--tRNA ligase, producing the protein MAKSEKINFSTPSGFPEFLPGEKRLEVYLLDTIRKVYESYGFTPIETPAVERLEVLQAKGNQGDNIIYSINPILPPNRQAEKDKAGETGSEARALKFDQTVPLAAYIARNLNNLTFPFARYQMDIVFRGERAKDGRFRQFRQCDIDVVGRRELSLFYDAQMPAIIAEIFEAINIGDFLIRINNRKVLTGFFKSVGVEAEKIKSCIGIIDTLEKVGEAKVKQELEKEGVLVEQAQKIIDFINIKGTADEILDKLKYLAQSASEAEIFNLGVTELETVISGVRNLGVGENRFCIDLSIARGLDYYTGTVYETSLVGHEALGSICSGGRYEELVGVFLGEKMPGVGISIGLTRLISRLLKAGILNPLTPTPTQAIVVNLQEDLMPVYLNVSQKLRKAGINVVTNFEQRPLGKQFQQAEKQGIQFCVIIGSEEAAAQKAALKDLKTREQIEVSLENLAEEIRSRLV; encoded by the coding sequence ATGGCAAAATCTGAAAAAATTAACTTTTCGACTCCCAGTGGTTTTCCAGAATTTCTTCCCGGTGAGAAACGTTTGGAAGTATACTTACTTGATACAATCCGGAAAGTTTATGAAAGTTATGGATTTACACCTATAGAAACTCCGGCTGTAGAACGTTTGGAAGTTTTACAAGCAAAAGGCAATCAAGGTGATAATATAATCTACAGTATTAATCCTATCTTGCCACCCAATCGGCAAGCAGAAAAGGATAAAGCAGGAGAAACGGGTTCGGAAGCACGAGCTTTAAAATTCGACCAAACGGTTCCTTTAGCAGCATATATTGCCCGTAACCTTAATAATTTAACTTTTCCTTTTGCCCGTTACCAAATGGATATTGTTTTTCGAGGAGAGAGGGCAAAAGATGGACGTTTCCGTCAGTTTAGACAATGTGATATTGATGTTGTAGGGCGTCGCGAACTCAGCTTGTTTTACGATGCTCAAATGCCTGCTATTATTGCTGAGATATTTGAAGCGATTAACATTGGAGATTTTCTCATACGTATTAATAATCGTAAGGTACTTACGGGGTTCTTTAAATCGGTAGGTGTAGAAGCTGAGAAAATTAAATCTTGTATCGGTATTATTGATACTTTAGAAAAAGTTGGTGAGGCGAAGGTTAAGCAGGAGTTGGAAAAAGAAGGAGTTTTAGTAGAGCAAGCGCAAAAAATTATTGATTTTATTAATATTAAGGGAACGGCTGACGAAATCTTAGATAAACTTAAATACTTAGCGCAATCGGCATCAGAAGCTGAGATATTTAACTTGGGAGTTACGGAATTAGAAACAGTTATTTCTGGCGTTCGCAATTTAGGTGTTGGAGAAAATCGTTTCTGTATCGATTTATCTATTGCTCGCGGTCTTGATTACTATACAGGGACTGTTTACGAAACAAGTTTAGTTGGACATGAAGCTTTAGGAAGCATTTGTTCCGGTGGTAGGTATGAAGAATTAGTGGGTGTATTTTTAGGTGAAAAAATGCCCGGTGTAGGCATTTCCATTGGTTTAACTCGCTTAATTAGTCGTTTGTTAAAAGCCGGTATTCTGAACCCACTGACGCCAACTCCCACTCAGGCGATCGTGGTAAACTTGCAAGAGGATTTGATGCCTGTATATCTCAATGTATCTCAAAAGTTACGTAAAGCTGGAATTAATGTTGTTACAAACTTTGAGCAACGACCTTTGGGCAAACAATTCCAACAAGCTGAAAAACAGGGAATTCAATTTTGTGTCATTATTGGTTCTGAGGAAGCAGCAGCACAAAAAGCGGCTCTCAAGGATTTGAAAACACGAGAGCAAATAGAAGTTTCGTTGGAAAATTTGGCTGAGGAAATTAGAAGTAGATTGGTGTAG
- a CDS encoding aspartyl/asparaginyl beta-hydroxylase domain-containing protein yields the protein MESFNEYHLDPKQFPFLNSFQDNWRAIRDEFTRFNRDASDEELKFTYEVLGPKNKTIKTKGNSKYSAFGILFQGIFIEEYIKLHQIQYPDYNSYEASEKALALREKYFPNLTNIIEISSDDIIRNVYFGTFHPGLDIKLHVNYNPHMNRGYLGLIVPEGDVAMKICHEQLYWYEGEVMVLDHSFPHCPHNYTNYDRTVLVIDFFKPEQPREEAIGFEKELVTQRMQDNPYSLGVFGKSDKAKEEDFIKYGLAHQLEWDKAL from the coding sequence ATGGAAAGTTTTAATGAGTACCATCTAGATCCAAAGCAATTTCCTTTTCTCAACAGTTTTCAAGATAATTGGCGAGCGATCCGAGATGAATTTACACGTTTTAATCGCGATGCCTCTGATGAAGAGTTAAAATTTACTTACGAAGTTCTGGGACCAAAAAATAAAACAATTAAAACTAAGGGAAATTCCAAATACAGCGCATTTGGGATTTTATTTCAAGGCATCTTTATTGAAGAATATATTAAATTGCATCAAATACAATATCCAGATTATAATTCGTATGAAGCATCAGAAAAAGCACTTGCTTTAAGAGAGAAATATTTCCCAAATTTAACGAATATCATAGAAATTAGCAGTGATGATATTATTAGAAACGTATATTTTGGTACATTTCATCCCGGTTTAGATATCAAATTGCACGTGAACTATAACCCACATATGAATCGCGGTTATTTGGGATTGATCGTACCAGAAGGGGATGTGGCGATGAAAATATGTCACGAGCAACTTTACTGGTATGAAGGCGAAGTTATGGTTTTAGACCATAGCTTTCCACACTGTCCGCATAATTACACCAATTATGACAGAACAGTCTTAGTTATAGACTTTTTTAAACCGGAGCAGCCTAGAGAAGAAGCAATAGGATTTGAAAAAGAACTCGTTACACAAAGAATGCAAGACAACCCTTATAGTTTGGGTGTATTTGGTAAAAGTGATAAAGCTAAAGAAGAAGATTTTATTAAGTATGGTTTAGCACATCAACTAGAATGGGATAAAGCTTTATAA
- a CDS encoding DUF3598 family protein, whose product MSLIREEMPVLVRHEGDWLGTYTVVDVEGKIIDKHESHLTCQFPDDDAYSYYQINRYKWANGKQEEHQFPGTYRDKALWFNTERIDGKAWEIDNATIILWFSYKTAPGMYLYEMINLSPCNNYRSRTWHWFKDHQLFQRTLIQEERLR is encoded by the coding sequence ATGTCACTGATTCGAGAAGAAATGCCTGTTCTGGTACGTCATGAAGGAGATTGGCTGGGTACGTATACAGTAGTTGACGTAGAAGGAAAAATCATAGATAAGCATGAGTCTCATTTGACGTGCCAGTTTCCTGACGATGATGCTTATTCCTACTATCAAATTAATCGTTATAAGTGGGCTAATGGTAAACAAGAAGAGCATCAGTTTCCAGGCACTTATCGAGACAAAGCATTATGGTTTAATACAGAACGTATTGATGGAAAAGCTTGGGAAATTGACAATGCAACAATTATTTTGTGGTTTTCTTATAAAACTGCACCGGGTATGTATTTATATGAAATGATTAATCTCAGCCCCTGCAATAACTATCGTTCCCGGACTTGGCACTGGTTTAAAGATCATCAACTCTTCCAACGAACTTTAATTCAAGAAGAACGTTTGCGTTGA
- a CDS encoding aldehyde dehydrogenase family protein, which translates to MSKAIDVRNPRTGKFDYVIIPPPAKLLAQQCSRLRRSQKSWQQLGIEGRVEALQQWKQVISSGREKLTEALVNDTGRVSISVMEIDSFVSSIDRWCKVAPELLQESQKNTAIPFIELKQTAVPYPLVGVISPWNFPLLLSTIDTIPALLAGCAVIVKPSEIAPRFVAPLLAALNNVPKLRDVLNFVEGAAETGSALIENVDLVCFTGGVETGRKVAETAAKYFIPAFLELGGKDPAIVLESADLDLATSAILWGSVVNTGQSCQSIERIYVAESIMEPFVKQLVDKAQRLKLAYPTAESGEIGPIIAERQAAIVSDHLLDAAELGAVVHCGGEIETHGGGWWCRPTVLTQVNHTMKVMTEETFGPIMPVMSFSTVEEAITLANDSIYGLSAAVFAGSDAEAIEVARQIDAGGISINDASLTALVHEGEKNSFKFSGLGGSRMGKTGLTRFMRKKAFLVKTNSGSDPWWFDNK; encoded by the coding sequence ATGTCTAAAGCAATAGATGTCCGCAATCCTCGGACTGGAAAGTTTGATTACGTGATTATACCTCCACCCGCAAAGCTTCTCGCACAGCAATGCAGTCGCTTGCGGCGATCGCAAAAAAGTTGGCAACAACTTGGTATAGAAGGTAGAGTCGAAGCCCTTCAGCAGTGGAAGCAAGTGATCTCATCTGGGCGGGAGAAGCTGACGGAAGCTTTGGTGAATGATACCGGAAGGGTATCGATATCAGTTATGGAAATTGATTCATTCGTTTCTAGTATCGATCGCTGGTGTAAAGTAGCTCCAGAATTGCTCCAAGAATCGCAAAAAAATACAGCTATTCCTTTTATTGAATTGAAACAAACAGCAGTTCCCTATCCTTTAGTAGGTGTCATTAGCCCGTGGAATTTTCCCCTTTTGCTTTCAACAATTGATACTATTCCCGCCTTGTTAGCTGGTTGTGCTGTTATTGTTAAACCTAGTGAAATAGCACCTCGGTTTGTCGCACCTCTATTAGCTGCACTCAATAACGTTCCAAAGCTAAGAGATGTATTAAATTTTGTAGAGGGAGCAGCAGAAACGGGATCTGCTCTGATAGAGAATGTAGATTTGGTTTGTTTTACCGGAGGTGTAGAAACGGGGAGAAAAGTTGCTGAAACTGCGGCTAAATACTTTATACCGGCTTTTCTGGAATTGGGAGGGAAAGACCCCGCAATCGTTTTAGAATCAGCCGATTTAGATTTGGCAACATCAGCTATTTTATGGGGTTCGGTTGTGAATACCGGACAGTCCTGTCAATCTATCGAGCGAATTTATGTTGCTGAATCTATAATGGAACCATTTGTTAAACAACTTGTAGACAAAGCGCAACGTCTTAAATTAGCTTATCCCACAGCAGAGAGCGGGGAAATCGGTCCTATAATTGCAGAAAGACAAGCGGCGATCGTGAGCGACCATTTGTTAGATGCAGCAGAACTGGGTGCTGTTGTGCATTGTGGTGGTGAAATTGAGACCCATGGAGGAGGATGGTGGTGTCGTCCTACAGTTCTGACTCAAGTTAACCATACTATGAAAGTTATGACTGAAGAAACATTTGGTCCCATTATGCCCGTAATGTCTTTTTCCACAGTTGAAGAAGCAATAACTTTGGCTAATGATTCTATATACGGATTAAGTGCAGCAGTTTTTGCAGGATCGGATGCAGAAGCGATAGAAGTTGCCCGTCAAATAGATGCAGGTGGTATTAGTATTAATGATGCTTCTCTAACTGCTTTGGTGCATGAGGGCGAAAAAAATTCTTTTAAGTTTTCTGGTTTAGGCGGATCGCGTATGGGAAAAACAGGACTGACACGTTTTATGCGAAAAAAAGCTTTTTTAGTGAAAACTAACTCTGGGAGTGACCCTTGGTGGTTTGATAATAAATAG
- a CDS encoding HMA2 domain-containing protein yields the protein MNSRKRDNSGKNPIFHQSQQASKTNSSVAHKTTQPERISYSVAHAIPGRIRFRIPRLVKDSTYAKKLQQVMEFDSKIKKVRVNPAAASIVIDYSREMVRDEEMRSHLIHLIQTAPNIAIPVGVTAKSIVGTIFDAAIHLIDTTRNINQARNAIKYQRFRKDTWERVLSTTRNIIKRLKSATMLILPNKRWQRRSQSDEIGGLQPLKLQTVGEGDLV from the coding sequence ATGAATTCTAGAAAAAGAGATAATTCTGGCAAAAATCCTATTTTCCATCAATCCCAGCAAGCTAGCAAAACCAATTCAAGTGTAGCTCATAAAACTACGCAACCTGAAAGGATATCTTATAGTGTTGCTCACGCAATTCCCGGACGCATTCGTTTTCGCATTCCTCGGCTAGTGAAGGATTCTACCTATGCCAAGAAACTGCAGCAGGTTATGGAATTTGACTCGAAAATTAAGAAAGTACGTGTTAACCCTGCTGCAGCATCGATTGTTATCGATTATTCGAGAGAGATGGTAAGAGATGAGGAAATGCGATCGCATCTAATTCATCTGATACAAACGGCTCCTAATATAGCGATCCCAGTCGGAGTCACAGCTAAATCAATTGTGGGAACTATTTTTGATGCTGCTATCCACCTCATCGACACAACACGTAATATTAACCAAGCACGCAATGCTATTAAGTACCAAAGATTTAGAAAAGATACTTGGGAGCGGGTTCTTTCCACCACAAGAAATATCATCAAAAGGCTAAAATCTGCTACCATGTTAATCCTGCCTAACAAACGATGGCAACGGCGCAGCCAGTCCGATGAGATAGGTGGTTTGCAGCCTTTAAAATTGCAAACTGTTGGGGAGGGTGACTTAGTTTAG
- a CDS encoding phosphatase PAP2 family protein, with the protein MGIPHFNKLPEQNPLVQALHTAVKGRARYKVNGLYRSEAFKRYLELRLLNEKGIQQVSANHYTGNVLVLFPSNRSPKSIASLIQNIVFDYRQQIEKSFIKTEAEKKQDVARKAILAETPLQQPIDKAGRQLILLSGTAVSTLIVSTFLLHRFGLDESILLAIQRLHTPLLDRIMIGITSLGGSVGLPWICLAFATSPIYNNRRSEATTFGIATVGAIGLNYLLKERFGRARPALWDWIVNVGHYSFPSGHAMMSMVIYGFIAYTLAKQFPHHRKQIFALTILLIAAIGFSRLYLGVHWPTDVAAGYAVGLLWLIACIFGFNLLRKYRLLQQLQKDENIPIEGLPNLQFPLRENSAIAVIDEI; encoded by the coding sequence ATGGGAATTCCTCATTTCAACAAACTCCCCGAGCAAAATCCTTTAGTTCAAGCACTACACACTGCTGTCAAAGGAAGAGCAAGGTATAAAGTTAATGGGCTTTACCGTTCGGAAGCTTTTAAAAGGTACCTTGAACTTAGATTGTTAAATGAAAAAGGCATTCAGCAAGTGAGCGCCAATCACTATACAGGAAATGTTCTTGTTCTTTTTCCTTCCAATCGCAGCCCAAAGTCCATTGCATCACTTATCCAAAATATAGTCTTTGATTACAGACAACAGATTGAAAAATCATTCATCAAAACGGAAGCAGAAAAAAAACAAGACGTTGCAAGGAAAGCGATATTAGCAGAAACACCCTTGCAGCAACCAATAGACAAAGCGGGAAGACAACTTATTTTGCTATCGGGAACGGCAGTTAGTACTCTAATTGTAAGTACTTTTTTGCTGCACCGATTTGGTCTTGACGAAAGTATTTTGCTGGCAATTCAAAGATTGCATACGCCACTTCTCGATCGCATTATGATTGGGATAACTTCTCTTGGTGGCTCAGTCGGTTTGCCATGGATTTGTTTGGCATTTGCAACTAGCCCGATCTATAACAACCGTCGTTCAGAAGCGACAACTTTTGGTATAGCTACAGTTGGTGCGATCGGCTTAAATTATTTGTTGAAAGAACGCTTTGGTAGAGCACGTCCAGCATTGTGGGACTGGATTGTAAATGTGGGTCATTACAGCTTTCCTAGCGGACATGCAATGATGTCGATGGTGATTTATGGCTTTATTGCCTATACTTTAGCAAAACAATTTCCTCACCACAGAAAGCAAATTTTTGCCTTGACCATTCTCTTAATTGCGGCGATTGGGTTTAGTAGACTTTATTTAGGTGTACATTGGCCTACTGATGTTGCAGCTGGTTATGCTGTCGGTTTGCTATGGTTAATTGCCTGTATCTTTGGCTTTAATCTGTTGCGAAAATACCGCTTATTACAACAGCTTCAAAAAGATGAAAATATACCGATTGAAGGTCTCCCCAATCTGCAATTTCCTCTTAGAGAAAATTCAGCTATAGCAGTCATAGATGAAATATAA
- a CDS encoding nitrilase-related carbon-nitrogen hydrolase gives MVADRETIESFRALALQVTCHAINQLTDRQEVGLLMQDTINRLAKQIAASIAFIGSDCRLIVLPEYFLTGFPMGESLAVWKEKACLEMAGAEYEALGKIAQQYKIFLAGNAYEVDPNFPGLYFQTCFVIDPSGTVILRYRRLNSMFAPTPHDVWDKYLDCYGLEGVFPVAKTAIGNLAALASEEILYPEVARCLTMRGAEIFLHSTSEVYGKERTPKEAAKICRAVENMAYVVSANSAGIANTAIPSASTDGGSKILDYRGLVLAETASGESMAAFAEIDLAALRRYRRRPGLNNLLSRQRLELYAQSYSQSHFYPANTMLDKQVDRKHFIQTQQETIERLAKLGVI, from the coding sequence ATGGTAGCCGATCGCGAAACCATAGAATCATTTCGAGCCTTAGCACTGCAAGTGACTTGTCATGCTATTAACCAGCTAACTGACCGTCAAGAAGTAGGCTTGTTGATGCAAGACACTATCAACCGTCTGGCAAAACAAATTGCTGCTAGTATTGCGTTTATTGGTAGTGACTGTCGTTTGATTGTTCTACCAGAATATTTCCTTACAGGTTTTCCCATGGGAGAATCACTAGCTGTTTGGAAAGAAAAAGCATGTCTTGAAATGGCGGGTGCAGAATATGAAGCGCTTGGTAAAATTGCACAGCAGTATAAAATTTTTCTAGCAGGTAACGCTTACGAGGTTGACCCAAACTTTCCAGGGCTTTACTTTCAAACTTGCTTTGTCATCGACCCCTCTGGAACAGTTATCTTGCGCTATCGGCGGCTAAATTCCATGTTTGCTCCAACTCCCCATGATGTTTGGGATAAGTATCTCGACTGCTACGGACTAGAAGGTGTTTTTCCCGTTGCGAAAACAGCAATTGGTAATTTGGCTGCGCTTGCTTCAGAAGAGATTTTATATCCAGAAGTGGCGCGATGTCTGACAATGCGGGGGGCAGAAATTTTTCTGCATTCAACTTCAGAAGTTTATGGCAAAGAACGTACACCCAAAGAAGCAGCAAAAATCTGCCGCGCAGTAGAGAATATGGCATATGTAGTTTCCGCAAATAGTGCAGGTATTGCTAACACTGCTATTCCCAGCGCTTCTACTGACGGTGGCTCAAAAATTCTTGACTATAGGGGATTGGTTTTAGCGGAAACTGCTTCAGGGGAAAGCATGGCAGCATTTGCAGAGATCGATCTAGCAGCTTTACGTCGCTATCGTCGCCGACCGGGGTTAAATAATTTACTTTCCCGACAGCGTTTGGAACTCTACGCACAAAGTTATTCTCAATCTCACTTCTACCCAGCAAATACTATGTTGGATAAACAAGTAGACCGCAAACATTTTATCCAAACTCAGCAAGAAACTATAGAAAGGTTAGCAAAATTGGGAGTTATATAG
- a CDS encoding hydantoinase B/oxoprolinase family protein — translation MHAISQPDPVRLEIFKNLFQFNAEQMGIVLQNTAASVNIKERLDFSCAIFDQTGSLVANAPHIPVHLGSMSESVRSLIHDKGDTIKPGNVYLSNNPYNGGTHLPDVTAITPVFLDTFYTPLFYVASRGHQADIGGIAPGSMPSHSITVEEEGILFDNFLLVEQGNFRETEVRNVLLNHSYPARNLEQNLADFKAQIAANERGVQELHKMVSQYGLETVQTYMKFVQDNAEEAVRRAIDVLQDGSFIYEMDNKARIQVKITIHRQNRSATIDFTGTSQQLQSNFNAPKAVTQAAVLYVFRTLVDDNIPLNAGCLNPLEIIIPKGCMLNPTYPAAVVAGNVETSQTIVDALYGALGVMAASQGTMNNLTFGSDRYQYYETICGGSGAGIDFDGTDGVHSHMTNSRLTDPEVLESRYPVQVESFTLRSNSGGKGKHSGGDGVTRRIRFLEPMTANILSNHRLVPPFGLNGGEAGQVGRNWIQRQDGTEENLDSTATVEMQPGDVFVIETPGGGGFGKAR, via the coding sequence ATGCACGCAATATCTCAACCCGACCCCGTCCGCTTAGAAATCTTCAAAAACCTCTTTCAATTTAACGCCGAACAAATGGGAATTGTCCTGCAAAACACAGCAGCATCGGTAAACATCAAAGAGAGGCTAGATTTCTCCTGTGCTATTTTCGACCAAACCGGCTCCTTAGTCGCTAACGCTCCCCACATTCCCGTACACTTAGGCTCGATGAGCGAAAGCGTCCGCAGTTTAATTCACGATAAAGGCGACACAATAAAACCGGGAAACGTCTATCTATCGAACAATCCCTATAACGGGGGAACCCATCTTCCTGACGTGACTGCAATTACCCCCGTGTTTTTAGATACATTTTATACTCCCCTTTTCTACGTTGCTTCTCGCGGACACCAAGCCGATATTGGCGGGATTGCTCCCGGTTCCATGCCTTCTCACAGCATTACAGTAGAAGAAGAAGGCATTCTTTTTGATAATTTTCTCTTAGTTGAACAAGGCAATTTTCGGGAAACTGAAGTCCGTAATGTACTCTTAAATCATTCTTACCCCGCCCGCAATCTCGAACAAAATTTAGCTGATTTTAAAGCACAAATTGCTGCTAATGAAAGAGGAGTTCAAGAACTTCATAAAATGGTATCACAATACGGGCTTGAAACAGTTCAAACTTACATGAAATTTGTGCAAGATAATGCTGAAGAAGCAGTGAGAAGAGCTATTGATGTTCTTCAAGATGGCTCTTTTATCTATGAAATGGATAACAAAGCACGGATTCAAGTGAAAATAACAATTCACCGACAAAATCGCAGTGCTACTATTGATTTTACTGGCACTTCTCAACAACTTCAGAGTAACTTTAATGCTCCTAAAGCCGTAACTCAAGCAGCAGTCTTATACGTCTTCCGAACTCTGGTGGATGATAATATTCCCCTGAATGCTGGGTGTCTTAACCCACTCGAAATTATCATTCCCAAAGGCTGTATGCTTAACCCAACTTACCCAGCCGCTGTCGTAGCTGGTAATGTCGAGACTTCTCAAACCATTGTCGATGCTTTGTATGGGGCTTTGGGTGTGATGGCTGCTTCTCAAGGCACAATGAATAACTTGACTTTCGGGAGCGATCGCTATCAATATTATGAAACCATCTGCGGTGGTTCTGGTGCGGGAATTGATTTCGATGGAACTGACGGCGTTCATTCCCACATGACTAACTCTCGCTTGACAGACCCAGAAGTGTTAGAATCTCGCTATCCCGTACAAGTAGAAAGCTTTACTCTTCGTTCCAATAGCGGTGGAAAAGGAAAACATTCCGGTGGTGATGGAGTTACCCGCCGCATTCGGTTTTTAGAACCCATGACAGCTAATATTCTCTCCAACCATCGGCTTGTTCCTCCTTTTGGATTAAATGGCGGTGAAGCGGGACAGGTAGGACGTAACTGGATACAGCGTCAGGATGGAACTGAAGAGAATTTGGACAGTACTGCAACAGTAGAGATGCAACCTGGAGATGTTTTTGTTATAGAAACCCCAGGAGGAGGAGGTTTCGGGAAAGCCCGCTAA